Proteins encoded in a region of the Cupriavidus pauculus genome:
- a CDS encoding nuclear transport factor 2 family protein, producing MSKELEARLDAIESRFAIDALIANYAEAFDTMNMELLATLWHPDSRLLLGANGNSEGLEAILAQARVNMKRMPHMHHWMANALITVDGDNGHGLVAADCLFYDVEQGPLQVSGQYRDVYQRREGRWAFVERVFTMHYATPLQNWHPIMGTERFGRPA from the coding sequence ATGTCCAAAGAACTCGAAGCACGTCTTGACGCCATCGAAAGCCGCTTCGCCATCGATGCGCTGATCGCCAACTACGCCGAGGCGTTCGACACCATGAACATGGAGCTGCTGGCGACGCTCTGGCATCCCGACTCGCGCCTGCTGCTGGGCGCGAACGGCAATTCCGAGGGCCTGGAAGCCATCCTCGCGCAAGCACGCGTGAACATGAAGCGCATGCCCCACATGCATCATTGGATGGCGAATGCGCTGATCACGGTGGACGGGGACAACGGCCACGGCCTCGTGGCGGCCGACTGTCTTTTCTACGACGTCGAGCAGGGTCCGCTACAGGTGAGCGGCCAGTACCGCGACGTCTATCAGCGACGTGAAGGCCGCTGGGCATTCGTGGAGCGCGTCTTCACAATGCACTACGCCACGCCGCTCCAGAACTGGCATCCCATCATGGGAACGGAACGCTTCGGCCGTCCGGCCTGA
- a CDS encoding MFS transporter codes for MSTTALTTSSTRRWSAFAVLLVGAFLPPLDFFIVNVALPSIQSDLHTSAAELQLVISGYAAAYAVFLITGGRLGDLFGRRKIFLLGVAGFGLTSVICGLATSPLLLILGRVVQGLSAAAMAPQGLASIHALFPEKERARALGLYGAAVGLAAVAAQALGGALISADIFHLEWRIIFLINLPVVVGVLIFGLPLLPDVRGDSPAPVDRIGVLLCALALGLLIVPLIEGRELGWPWWACAMLVACPVAAVAFCRYEVAYARRGGVPLISMDLIRRPGLMSGLTGVLFFYVVSAFFLTFSVYLQGALGMSPLETGLVFLPFGVGAFIGPLTTPLAIRLFGDRVPAIGMMLEVAGCALLAALVAGAPGQMPAHLPLIAAVGLLGFGQGWALPTLVRAIINRAPASGSGMIAGITNSALQISAALGVAVIGGIFFSVAGTTPSPATLARALVVAMSCVGGSLIVAAVLSMVASRSSIHAASRPASVAQGPLEVRSGSD; via the coding sequence ATGTCTACGACAGCCCTGACAACCTCTTCCACGCGTCGATGGTCGGCGTTCGCGGTATTGCTGGTGGGCGCATTTCTGCCTCCGCTGGACTTCTTCATCGTGAACGTTGCCCTGCCCTCCATCCAAAGCGACCTCCACACGAGCGCCGCAGAACTGCAACTCGTCATTTCCGGATACGCTGCGGCCTACGCGGTTTTCCTGATCACAGGAGGACGGCTGGGCGATCTCTTCGGACGTCGGAAGATCTTCCTGCTCGGCGTCGCGGGCTTCGGACTGACATCGGTGATCTGCGGCCTGGCAACGTCACCCCTCCTGCTGATCCTCGGGCGTGTGGTCCAGGGCTTGAGCGCCGCCGCCATGGCGCCGCAAGGACTGGCCTCCATCCACGCCCTGTTCCCCGAGAAAGAGCGCGCACGCGCGCTGGGCCTCTACGGCGCCGCCGTGGGATTGGCCGCCGTCGCCGCGCAGGCGCTCGGCGGCGCGTTGATCTCCGCGGATATCTTCCATCTGGAGTGGCGCATCATCTTTCTCATCAACTTGCCCGTGGTCGTCGGCGTCCTGATCTTCGGGCTGCCGTTGCTGCCCGACGTTCGCGGTGACAGCCCCGCACCGGTAGACCGCATCGGCGTGCTGCTCTGCGCGCTCGCGCTGGGCTTGCTCATCGTGCCCCTGATCGAAGGGCGGGAGCTGGGCTGGCCGTGGTGGGCCTGCGCAATGTTGGTCGCGTGCCCCGTCGCCGCGGTGGCCTTCTGCCGATACGAGGTAGCCTACGCCCGCCGAGGCGGCGTGCCCCTGATCAGCATGGACCTGATCCGCAGGCCGGGCCTGATGAGCGGGCTGACGGGCGTCCTCTTCTTCTACGTCGTCTCTGCATTCTTCCTCACGTTCTCCGTCTACCTTCAGGGGGCGCTTGGGATGAGCCCATTGGAGACCGGGCTGGTGTTCCTGCCGTTCGGGGTCGGCGCCTTTATCGGGCCGCTGACGACCCCACTGGCCATTCGCCTCTTCGGCGACCGCGTCCCCGCCATCGGCATGATGCTCGAGGTCGCCGGCTGCGCACTGCTCGCCGCCCTCGTGGCCGGCGCGCCCGGGCAGATGCCGGCTCATCTTCCGTTGATCGCGGCGGTGGGACTTCTGGGGTTCGGTCAGGGCTGGGCGTTGCCCACGCTGGTGCGCGCGATCATCAATCGCGCACCGGCGAGCGGCTCCGGGATGATCGCGGGCATTACGAACTCGGCGTTGCAGATCAGCGCGGCACTCGGTGTCGCGGTCATCGGCGGCATCTTCTTCAGTGTCGCGGGCACTACACCGAGTCCGGCGACCCTGGCCAGGGCGCTGGTCGTCGCCATGTCGTGCGTGGGCGGCAGTCTGATCGTTGCCGCCGTCCTGTCCATGGTCGCTTCGAGATCGAGCATCCATGCGGCCTCGAGACCGGCCTCGGTGGCGCAAGGTCCGCTCGAGGTCCGTTCAGGGTCCGACTAG